GAGTTCGGCCACATGCAGGTCGTCCCCGACGGACACCGGTGTGAATGCGGTAACCGTGGCTGCTGGGAGCAGTACGCGAGCGGGAATGCGCTTGTGCGAGAAGCCCGTTCGATGATCGCAGCGAACTCGCCGATGGCCGCTGACATGGCCGCCATGGTCGATGGCGACGCCTCGAGACTGACCGGCCCGATGATCACCGAGGCCGCGCAAGGCGGCGACCCGACTGCCCAGGAACTCCTGGCCGAGATCGGTACCTGGCTGGGAGTGGGTCTGGCGAATCTGGCCAATGCGTTCGACCCGGGAGCCTTCGTGATCGGCGGAGGCGTCAGCGCGGCCGGTCCGATGCTGCTCGACCCGGCCCGCGCATCCTTCCGCAGGCACCTGTCCGGCCGTGGCTACCGGCCCGAGGCGCGCATCGTGAAAGCCGAACTCAGCAATGAAGCCGGTCTGGTCGGCGCCGCCGACCTGGCACGCACGGAGGTACTGGACGCATGAGGGCAGCGCACACCCTGCGGGTGGTGTCGTACAACGTCCGCGCCTTCAAGGACGACACGGACGCGTTGAAGGAGATCATCCGGCTGATGGAGCCGGATGTGCTGCTGGTGCAGGAGGCTCCCCGGCATCCGCTCTCCGGGCACCGGATCGCGCGGTTCGCGGCCGACATCGGAATGACCTGGGCGAACGGCAAGCGCGGCTGGATGAGCACCACGTTGCTGACCAGCCTGCGGGTGCACGTGCACGACAGCGTCCACCGCAACCTGGAGGTCCGCAAGGGCGACGAGCCGCGCGGGTATGCGCTGGCGACGATCAGCCTGCCCGGACACTCGCCGCTGCACGTCGCGAGCCTGCACATGTCGCTGCGTTCGGACGAGCGCAAACCGCAGGCGGCGGCTGTGATGAGCGTGCTGCAACCTGACGTCATCCCGGCGATCATCGGCGGCGATCTCAACGAGACCCCCGGGCACGACGTCTGGAAGATGTTCGGCGAGACGCTGCACGAGGCGACGCTGGACGAATTCACTTTCCCCTCGAAAGCTCCGGTCAAGCGGATCGACGCGATCTTCGCCTCTGCGTCCCTGCCGCACAGCCGCCCGGTGTTCTCCCTCGATCCGGCGAAGCTCGCCCGCGCGACAGACCACCTGCCGCTCTATGTCGACTTCGATCTGAGTTCGCTCGCCCTGTGAGGACTACAGCCGGGCGCCGTCGTCGAAGGGGTCGTCCTCGTCGCGATTGGCGGGTTGACGAACCACCATCAGCACGATTCCGGCGATCGTGATGAGCACCGCCGCGACCCACCAGAGTGCGGCGGCGTAGCGGTCGAAGAAGAACAGGTAGAGCAGCCAGAGCGGCCCGCCGACCAGGCAGGCGATCGTCGCCCAGAAACCTTCGTCCTTGGGCAGTGGCGGGGGAGCGGGAGGCTGGAAGTCCTCCTCGTGCTCCTCGACGAAACCGGGGCCGGTGCCGGCGCGCCACTGCCTCGGGACGGTGAACGCCGCGGGTGCGGAAGGCTTCGGATCTTCGAGATCGATCGGTTCGGCGGCTGAGCCGTCCCAGTCGGTCATCATCTCCTCGAACCGCCGGTCGACCTCCTCGTCGGAGTGCGGGTGTTCGTCGGGGCGCTCGTCGCTCATGCGTTTCCTGCAACTCGTCGGGTGAAGTCGGTGACCGCTTCATGAATGCGCGGAGCGTCGTTGTCGAGAGTCGCGACGTGGTAGCTGTTCTCGAGCACGACATCGGTGACGTCGGTGCTCGAGATCCGGGAGAGAAACAGCTGCGAACTCGCCGGAGCCACGATGTGATCCACCCGAGAACGCAGCACCAACACCGGCTGCGTGATCTGCGGCAGGTCGCGGGTCACGCGGTGCCACAACTGCGCCTGGGTGTGCAGCGGACGCAGCGGCATGCGCTCGTATGCGTCGTGCGACACGCCGTCCTTCTTGATGTCGCCGCCGATTCCGGAGACCGTCGAGCGCAGCCGTCGGGCAACCGGGATGAGGCGGAACTTCAGGTTCTTGGTGCGCATGACCGGGTTGATCACCACGAGTCCGGCGATCTCCGGGTTCCGTTGCACCAGAAGGGTGCTCAGCGTTGCGCCCATCGAGAGGCCACACGCGACCACGGTGTCGCATCGTTCGGTGAGTTCGGCGTACGCGCCCTCCAGTTCGGCGTACCAGTCGGTCCAGGTCGTGCCGTCGAGGTCCTGCCACGCGGTGCCGTGCCCGGGGAGTCGGGGAGCGCGAACGCTGAACCCCTCGTCGACCAGATGCTCGGCCAACGGGCGCACCGCGGCCGGCGAGCCGGTGAATGCGTGGCAGACCAGGACGCCGGTCCGGGAGCCGTCGTGGACGATCGGGGTGGCACCCTCGCGGATCTGCATGACGTCCATCTTTACGCATGCCTGCGAGGTGGTGGCGGTGGGCGTTATGGTTCAGGCCGAAGCAATTCTTGGAGGCGCGGTGCTGTACTGGTTCTTGAAGCGGGTCCTGATCGGTCCTATTCTCAATCTGCTGTTCCGACCCTGGGTCGACGGTGAGAAGAACATCCCTGATAAGGGGCCGGCGATCTTCGCCAGCAACCACCTGTCGTTCTCCGACTCCTTCTTCCTCCCGCTGGTCGTGCCGCGCCGGATGACCTTCGTCGCCAAGGCCGACTACTTCACCGGCACCGGTATCAAGGGCCGCCTCACGGCCGCCTTCTTCCGTGGGGTCGGGCAGATTCCGATCGACCGCGCCGGCGGATCCGCGTCGAGCGGGGCGTTGCAGTCCGGCCTCAACGTGCTACGCCGGGGCGAACTGTTCGGCATCTACCCCGAGGGGACCCGCAGCCCCGATGGGCGTCTCTACAAGGGCAAGACCGGCGTCGCTCGGCTCGCTCTGGAGGCCAAGTGCCCGGTCATCCCGGTCGCGATGATCGACACGGACAAAGCGCAGCCGACCGGTAAGAAGATCCCGAAGATCATGAGGATCGGCATCCGCATCGGCAAGCCGATGGACTTCTCGCGCTACGAAGGCATGCAGGACGACCGGTTCGTGCTGCGCAGCATCACCGATGAGGTGATGTACGAGCTGATGCTGTTGTCCGGCCAGGAGTACGTCGACGTGTACGCGTCCACGGTCAAGGACCGGATCGCGGCCAAGGCCAAGGAGATCGGCGGCGCGGCCGTCGCCGTCGGCAGCGGTGCCGCCCAGGCCATCGGCAACAAGGTGTCCCGACGTTCCGGCGAGGACGCCGGCGCGAAGGACGAGACCTCGCCGGAGGCATCCGAGGGCGGTCTCGCGATCGACCTCGAGACCGACGCCGACACGGTTGCTGGCACTGTCCACGACGCCGACGGTGACGCCGCTCACACCCCTTCGCAGAGCTGACGTCCCGCGCATCGGGCACCTGATTCGGACGTGGTGAGCGGCGCGTACGCTTGCCGGGTGAGTACCACCGCACTGAACCCCGACGCCCTGAACGAGATGCCCGAGTGGCCGCAGCTGCCTGCCATGCAGCAGCCCACCTGGCCCGACCGTCATGCCGTCGAGTATGTGCGCTCCGAGCTGGCTTCGCTGCCGCCGCTGGTGTTTGCGGGGGAGTGCGACGTGCTGCGCGATCGCCTTGCCGCGGCCGCGAAAGGTGAGGCCTTCGTGTTGCAGGGAGGCGACTGCGCCGAGATGTTCTCCGCGGCGACCGCAGCGAACATCCGCGACCGCATCAAGACGATCCTGCAAATGGCCGCAGTCCTCACCTATGGCGCGAGCACCCCGGTCGTGAAGCTCGGTCGCATCGCCGGCCAGTACGCCAAGCCGCGCAGCAAGGACACCGAGACCCGGGGCGACGTCACCCTCCCGGCGTACCGCGGCGACATGGTTAACGACTTCGCGTTCACCGAGGAATCCCGCACCCCCGACCCCCAGCGACTGCTGCGCGCCTACCACACCAGTGCCTCGACGCTGAACCTGGTGCGAGCCTTCACCACCGGCGGTTTCGCCGACCTGCGTCACGTGCACGAGTGGAACCGCGGGTTCATCGCCAACTCGGCGTACGCCCGCTACGAGTCGACGGCCCGCGACATCGACCGTGCGATGAAGTTCATGAAGGCGTGCGGCGCCGACTTCGATGCGATGAACGCCCGCACCGTGGAGTTCTTCGCCAGCCACGAGGCGTTGCTGCTCGATTACGAACAGCCGTTGACGCGGATCGACTCGCGGACCGGCAACCCGTACGCGGTCTCGGGCCACTTCGTCTGGGTGGGCGAGCGCACCCGCGACCTCGACGGCGCACACATCGACTTCGTGTCCCGCATCCACAACCCGATCGGCGTCAAGCTCGGCCCGAATGCCGACCCCGACGACGTGCTGCGGATGATCGACCGTCTCGACCCGCAGCGCACTCCCGGCCGCCTGACGTTCATCACCCGGATGGGCGCCGGTGTCGTCCGCGAGAAGTTGCCGAACCTGGTTCGGCGGGTGACCGAGTCGGGTGCCCAGGTCGTCTGGGTCTGCGACCCGATGCACGGCAACACCTTCGAGTCGCCCAGTGGCTACAAGACGCGTGAGTTCGACCAGATCGTCGATGAGGTGCGCGGCTTCTTCGAGGTGCACGCCGCGCTCGGCACGATCCCCGGTGGCGTGCACGTCGAGCTCACCGGCAACGACGTGACCGAGTGCCTCGGCGGTTCGGAACAGATCCTGGACGCCGACCTGGAGAAGCGGTACGAGACCGCGTGCGACCCGCGACTCAACCACCAGCAGAGCCTGGAGTTGTCCTTCCTGGTCGCCGAGATGCTCGCGCAGCGCAGCCGCTGACGATCAGCAACAGAAAGGGACCGGTTCACAGGTGAACCGGTCCCTTTCTGTTGCGGCTGACGCGTCAGACGATCGACAGGGTGATCGTGCTGCCCTTCTTCACCGAGGTGCCGGGGCGCAGGCTTTGATCCCGGACGGTGTCGAAGAGCCCGCCGAAGAACCGGTCGAGTTCGACGGTGAATCCCTGTGACTCCAGGAGAGTCTTGGCGGCGCCGCTCTTCATGTCGATGACTCTGGGGACCTGGACCATCTCCGGCCCCTTGGAGACGATCAGTTCGACCGAGTCGCCCTTGTACAGGTTCGCGCCGCTCGCGGGAGTGCTGCGGATGACCGAACCCTTGGCGACCGTTTCCGAGAACTCCTCCGTGCCGTAGGCCACCTTCAACCCGAGACTGGTCAACGAACCTTCAGCCTCAGCTCGAGGTTGACCGGCAACGTTCGGGACCGGCACCGGCTGCTTGCCCTTGCTCACGACGAAATTGACCTTGGCACCCTTCTTAAGCGCGGTGCCAGGTGCCGGGGTAGACGAAATGACCGAGCCGGTCGGGACGCTCTCGTGGAAGGCCTGCGTCACGGTGCCCACGCCCAACTGCGCCTTCGTGATCGCCGCCCGCGCTGCGGCCTGCTTCGACCCCGCAAGTTTCGGGGCACTGAACCGCTCGGGCCCCTTGGAGACGGTGAGGGTGACGGTGGAGTTCTTGCGCTGCTCAGACCCGGCGCCCGGTTCGGCCCTGATGACCTTGCCTTGGGCGACGCTCTCGCTGAAGGTCTGTCGGACGCGTGCCTTGAGATCAGCCTTGCTGATCCGTTCGACCGCCGAGCCCTGGGCCAAACCGTTCACCGTCGGCACCTTTGTCGACCCCAACGGGCCGGACGTGAAGGCCCAAGCGGCGGCTGCGCCGAGCAGCAGCAACGCCAATAGGAACAGGACGACCAGCGAGAGACCGCGTCGAGGACGCCGGGAGTTCTCACCCGGCTGATAGCCGCGGGTGTCGAGCGGGTTGGTCTTGCTGTGGATGGCAGTGGTGTGCGACCTGCCGGCGTCCACCGGCTCGTGGTCGACCTGTGCATCGGTGGTCTCGGTGGTCTCGGTGGTCTCGGTGTCCGAGGGGAGCGCACGGGTGCGCCGGTCGCCGTGATCGGTGTGATCGGTGTGATCGGTGTGTCCGGACTCGAGCCCGCGTCGCACCGTCCGCAGCGCGACCAGCAGGTCGGCGGCAGTGGCCGGGCGATCGTCCGGATCCTTGGCGGTGGCCTGGGCGATGAGGTCGTCCACAGTGTCCGGGATACCGGAGACGGCGTCCGACGCGCGCGGCATCGTGCCGTGCACGTGCTGGTACGCGACATGGATCGGCGAGTCGCCCGGGAACGCCTTCTCGCCGGTGAGGATCTCGAAGAGCAACAGACCGGCGGAGTAGACGTCCGAACGCGCGTCGGCCGATCCGTGCTCCACCTGCTCGGGGGACAGGTAGGAGGCGGTGCCGAGCAGGATGTCGCTGTCGCCCGTGAGTGTGCTCGTGGTGACCGCACGTGCCAGTCCGAAGTCGGTGACCTTCACCTGGCCGGTCTGGCTGATCAGGACGTTCTCCGGCTTCACGTCACGATGTACCAGGCCGGCACGGTGCGCGGCGGCGAGGCCGTCGAGGATCGGGTCCATCAGGCCGAGGGCCTCGTCGACCGGTAGCGGTCCGCGCCGCCGGATCAGCTGGCGCAGCGTGTCACCCAGCACCAACTCCATCGCCAGGAACGCGTACTGCCCGTCCGAGCCCTGGTCGGTCACGGCGACGACGTTGGGGTGCCCCAGCCGGGCCGCCGAGCGCGCCTCGCGTCGGAACCGCGCGACGAACGCGTCGTCGCGCGCGAGGTCCGCACGCATTACCTTCAACGCGACGTCACGCTCGAGGCGCTCGTCGATCGCCACGAAGACCGAGCCCATCCCGCCGTCGGCGAGGTGCCGGGTGACGCGGTATCGACCGTCGATCACTCGTCCCACGATCGAGGCTTCACTGGCTGGACTCACCCGCAAATTCTAAGTTCCTTCCGCATCAGCGCCGGGGAGGTTGGGCTGCGTGTATGGCTCTGCCCGTCACGACGAGACCCGGCGCCGCATCGATCCGACGCACGACATGCCAAGCTGGTGCCGTGAACGACGTGGAAACCCTGGTCGGCTCCTGGCTGTCCGTGCCCGAAGTCGCCGATGCTCTCGGCCTGCCGCACCGCACCGTCCGCCGGATGATCGATGACGGCGAGTTGCTCGCTGCACGCATCGGCTCCAACGAGGCGCTGGCGGTACCGGCCGCCTTCGTCAAGGACGGCGAACTGCTGCCGGCGCTGATGGGCACGATCACGGTGCTGCGCGATGCGCATCTCACCGCCGACGAGGCGCTGCGCTGGTTGTTCACCCCGGACGAGACCCTGCCGGTGGTCGGTTCACCCATCACTATGTTGCAGCTCGGCCGCAAGGCAGAAGTGCGCAAACGGGCCAGCGAACTGGCCTGGTGAGGCACGCCCTCCCGGGCTGAACGGTCAGGCTGCGCGCGCGACGGCGATGCCGATCAATTCGCGCAACATCTGCTCGCCCTCCGGATCGAGGTCGGCCCGGTCGAGTGCCGAGCCGGCTTCACGGCTCAGGTCGGTGATCATCTGCTCGACCCGCTCGACCGCGCCGGACGCGGTGATCCAGTCCCGCAGTCGACCGATCCCGTCGTCGTCGAGATCGTCGCGTCCGAAGGATTCGTTGAACAGACGGACCTCCTCGGCGGAACTGTTGTCGAGCGCCAGGGCGATCAACACGGTGCGCTTGCCCTCGCGCAGGTCGTCACCGGCGGGCTTGCCGGTGGCTTCCGGGTCGCCGTAGACACCGAGCAGGTCATCGCGCAGCTGGAACGCTTCGCCGAGTGCGAGGCCGTACTCGGACAGCGCCGACTCGGTGTCGGCGTCGACGCCGAACGCGGTCGCGCCGATGAGCAGGGGCTGTTCGACGGTGTACTTGGCACTCTTGTAGCGGATCACGAGTCGGGCCCGTTCGATGCGGTCCTGCGTCGAGGCCGACTCCCACGGGCGCACCGATTCCAGGACGTCGAGGTACTGGCCGCCCATGAGCTGAGTCCGCATCCGGTCGAACACGACGCGACCTCGAGCCAGTTCGTCGGCCGGCAGCCCACTGGTGCTGTACAACTCGTCGGTCCAGTTCAGGCACAGATCGCCGGCGAGAATCGCGGCGGCTTCGCCGAATCGGTCCGATTCTCCGTCCCAGCCGTGCTCCCGATGCAACGCCGCGAGCGTGCGATGTGCGGTGGGCATGCCGCGACGGGTGTCGCTGCGATCCATCACATCGTCGTGCAGCAACGCCGCTGCCTGGAAGACCTCCATGGCGGTCGCCACCTGCACGATCGCGTCGTCGTGTCGTCCGCCGGCGGCACGGTAACCCCAGTAGCAGAACGCGGCACGTAGTCGCTTCCCGCCGCGCAGCAGCGCGTTGATCGGCGCGATCAGGGCGTCCATCTCCGGGCCGATCGGCGCGAGCTCGGCGGTGTGGTGGGCGTGTGCGCGATCAAGGACGGTCTGAACCTGGGCGCGCAACTCCTCGAGGGGAAGGGGCTGGTTCACGCGGGGTCCTCTCGGCGGGCGTTCATCGGGGGTTACTCACGAGTCGGTCACTGTCGGGTCGAGGGCCGGGTAACCGCTAAGGTCGCCCACATGCCCGATGCGAGCGCTCGTCCGCACCCAAGCATTCCAGACCTGCTCCACGCGCCCGACACGGCGTTCAGTTTCGAGTTCTTCCCGCCGAAGGACGACGCGAGTGAAGCGATCCTGTGGGATTCCATCCGGCGCGTCGAGCGGATCCGACCCTCGTTCGTCTCCGTCACCTACGGCGCAGGGGGCTCGACCCGTGACCGGACGGTACGCGTCACCAGCCGGATCGAGCACGAGACGACACTCACCACGATGGCGCACCTGACCTGTGTCGGTTCCTCGACGACCGAGCTGCGTCAGATCGTCGGCCAGTACGCGGGTGCGGGCATCCGCAACATCCTCGCCCTGCGCGGCGACCCCGCCGGTGGACTGGGCACGCCGTGGACCCCCCACCCGGGGGGTCTCGACCACGCCGACCAACTGGTCGGCCTGATTCGAGAGCTCGGCGAGTTCACCGTCGGAGTGGCCGCATTCCCCGACAAGCACCCGGAGTCGGGGTCGCTCGAGGAAGACGCTCAGGTTCTGATCCGCAAGGCGCAGGCGGGTGCGTCCTTCGCGATCACCCAGATGGTCACCGACGTCGACGCCTACCTGCGCCTGCGCGACCTGGTCGCCGCATCCGGGCGATCGATTCCGATC
This is a stretch of genomic DNA from Yimella lutea. It encodes these proteins:
- a CDS encoding Rv2175c family DNA-binding protein, translating into MNDVETLVGSWLSVPEVADALGLPHRTVRRMIDDGELLAARIGSNEALAVPAAFVKDGELLPALMGTITVLRDAHLTADEALRWLFTPDETLPVVGSPITMLQLGRKAEVRKRASELAW
- a CDS encoding endonuclease/exonuclease/phosphatase family protein, translated to MRAAHTLRVVSYNVRAFKDDTDALKEIIRLMEPDVLLVQEAPRHPLSGHRIARFAADIGMTWANGKRGWMSTTLLTSLRVHVHDSVHRNLEVRKGDEPRGYALATISLPGHSPLHVASLHMSLRSDERKPQAAAVMSVLQPDVIPAIIGGDLNETPGHDVWKMFGETLHEATLDEFTFPSKAPVKRIDAIFASASLPHSRPVFSLDPAKLARATDHLPLYVDFDLSSLAL
- a CDS encoding alpha/beta hydrolase, giving the protein MQIREGATPIVHDGSRTGVLVCHAFTGSPAAVRPLAEHLVDEGFSVRAPRLPGHGTAWQDLDGTTWTDWYAELEGAYAELTERCDTVVACGLSMGATLSTLLVQRNPEIAGLVVINPVMRTKNLKFRLIPVARRLRSTVSGIGGDIKKDGVSHDAYERMPLRPLHTQAQLWHRVTRDLPQITQPVLVLRSRVDHIVAPASSQLFLSRISSTDVTDVVLENSYHVATLDNDAPRIHEAVTDFTRRVAGNA
- the metF gene encoding methylenetetrahydrofolate reductase [NAD(P)H], which codes for MPDASARPHPSIPDLLHAPDTAFSFEFFPPKDDASEAILWDSIRRVERIRPSFVSVTYGAGGSTRDRTVRVTSRIEHETTLTTMAHLTCVGSSTTELRQIVGQYAGAGIRNILALRGDPAGGLGTPWTPHPGGLDHADQLVGLIRELGEFTVGVAAFPDKHPESGSLEEDAQVLIRKAQAGASFAITQMVTDVDAYLRLRDLVAASGRSIPIVPGLMPVTAYGQLQRMTELNGQPLAAEVVERIEAVKDDRSAVREVGIQICTEHAQRMLAEGAPGLHFITMNRSTATLEVHRNLVG
- a CDS encoding lysophospholipid acyltransferase family protein; translation: MVQAEAILGGAVLYWFLKRVLIGPILNLLFRPWVDGEKNIPDKGPAIFASNHLSFSDSFFLPLVVPRRMTFVAKADYFTGTGIKGRLTAAFFRGVGQIPIDRAGGSASSGALQSGLNVLRRGELFGIYPEGTRSPDGRLYKGKTGVARLALEAKCPVIPVAMIDTDKAQPTGKKIPKIMRIGIRIGKPMDFSRYEGMQDDRFVLRSITDEVMYELMLLSGQEYVDVYASTVKDRIAAKAKEIGGAAVAVGSGAAQAIGNKVSRRSGEDAGAKDETSPEASEGGLAIDLETDADTVAGTVHDADGDAAHTPSQS
- a CDS encoding polyprenyl synthetase family protein, whose translation is MNQPLPLEELRAQVQTVLDRAHAHHTAELAPIGPEMDALIAPINALLRGGKRLRAAFCYWGYRAAGGRHDDAIVQVATAMEVFQAAALLHDDVMDRSDTRRGMPTAHRTLAALHREHGWDGESDRFGEAAAILAGDLCLNWTDELYSTSGLPADELARGRVVFDRMRTQLMGGQYLDVLESVRPWESASTQDRIERARLVIRYKSAKYTVEQPLLIGATAFGVDADTESALSEYGLALGEAFQLRDDLLGVYGDPEATGKPAGDDLREGKRTVLIALALDNSSAEEVRLFNESFGRDDLDDDGIGRLRDWITASGAVERVEQMITDLSREAGSALDRADLDPEGEQMLRELIGIAVARAA
- a CDS encoding class II 3-deoxy-7-phosphoheptulonate synthase translates to MPEWPQLPAMQQPTWPDRHAVEYVRSELASLPPLVFAGECDVLRDRLAAAAKGEAFVLQGGDCAEMFSAATAANIRDRIKTILQMAAVLTYGASTPVVKLGRIAGQYAKPRSKDTETRGDVTLPAYRGDMVNDFAFTEESRTPDPQRLLRAYHTSASTLNLVRAFTTGGFADLRHVHEWNRGFIANSAYARYESTARDIDRAMKFMKACGADFDAMNARTVEFFASHEALLLDYEQPLTRIDSRTGNPYAVSGHFVWVGERTRDLDGAHIDFVSRIHNPIGVKLGPNADPDDVLRMIDRLDPQRTPGRLTFITRMGAGVVREKLPNLVRRVTESGAQVVWVCDPMHGNTFESPSGYKTREFDQIVDEVRGFFEVHAALGTIPGGVHVELTGNDVTECLGGSEQILDADLEKRYETACDPRLNHQQSLELSFLVAEMLAQRSR
- the pknB gene encoding Stk1 family PASTA domain-containing Ser/Thr kinase, producing the protein MSPASEASIVGRVIDGRYRVTRHLADGGMGSVFVAIDERLERDVALKVMRADLARDDAFVARFRREARSAARLGHPNVVAVTDQGSDGQYAFLAMELVLGDTLRQLIRRRGPLPVDEALGLMDPILDGLAAAHRAGLVHRDVKPENVLISQTGQVKVTDFGLARAVTTSTLTGDSDILLGTASYLSPEQVEHGSADARSDVYSAGLLLFEILTGEKAFPGDSPIHVAYQHVHGTMPRASDAVSGIPDTVDDLIAQATAKDPDDRPATAADLLVALRTVRRGLESGHTDHTDHTDHGDRRTRALPSDTETTETTETTDAQVDHEPVDAGRSHTTAIHSKTNPLDTRGYQPGENSRRPRRGLSLVVLFLLALLLLGAAAAWAFTSGPLGSTKVPTVNGLAQGSAVERISKADLKARVRQTFSESVAQGKVIRAEPGAGSEQRKNSTVTLTVSKGPERFSAPKLAGSKQAAARAAITKAQLGVGTVTQAFHESVPTGSVISSTPAPGTALKKGAKVNFVVSKGKQPVPVPNVAGQPRAEAEGSLTSLGLKVAYGTEEFSETVAKGSVIRSTPASGANLYKGDSVELIVSKGPEMVQVPRVIDMKSGAAKTLLESQGFTVELDRFFGGLFDTVRDQSLRPGTSVKKGSTITLSIV